A genomic region of Colletotrichum destructivum chromosome 5, complete sequence contains the following coding sequences:
- a CDS encoding Putative short-chain dehydrogenase/reductase SDR, NAD(P)-binding domain superfamily: MPRCTQITRTFCSSILFRQQLPRLFPLFQHTFSHRTIMSAAAKRLEGKTVLITGASSGIGKSTAFEYARTAPNNLRLVLTARRIDSLKQIAADIQKEVGEGVKIHPVKLDVSKPEEVRQLVPNLPEEFRDIHILVNNAGLVKGVAKAPEIAEEDINVMFATNVTGLINVTQAILPIFKARPDGGSGDIINIGSIAGREPYPGGSIYCATKAAVRSFTDSLRKELISTRIRVIGIDPGQVETEFSVVRFYGDKSKADAVYAGCEPLTPEDIAEVVVFTSTRRENVVVADTLIFPSHQGAAGLLHRKS; encoded by the exons ATGCCCCGTTGTACCCAGATAACTCGTACTTTCTGCTCTTCAATCTTGTTTCGTCAGCAATTGCCCCGATTATTCCCTCTCTTTCAACACACCTTCAGCCACAGAACCATCatgtccgccgccgcgaagcGCCTCGAGGGCAAGACTGTGCTCATCACCGGTGCCTCGAGCGGGATCGGAAAGAGCACGGCCTTTGAATACGCCCGGACGGCACCCAACAACCTCAGGCTCGTCTTGACCGCTCGTCGCATCGACAGTCTCAAGCAGATTGCCGCCGACATCCAGAAGGAGGTCGGTGAAGGTGTCAAGATTCATCCCGTCAAGTTGGATGTCAGCAAGCCCGAGGAGGTTCGCCAGCTCGTGCCCAACCTGCCTGAGGAGTTCCGCGACATTCACATTCTGGTTAACAACGC AGGCCTCGTCAAGGGAGTTGCCAAGGCGCCTGAGATCGCTGAGGAGGACATCAACGTCATGTTCGCTACTAACGTCACCGGTCTCATCAACGTAACCCAGGCCATTCTCCCCATTTTCAAGGCGCGCCCTGATGGCGGTTCAGGCGATATCATCAACATTGGCTCCATTGCGG GCCGTGAGCCTTACCCCGGTGGTTCCATCTACTGCGCAACCAAGGCAGCAGTGCGCAGTTTTACCGACAGCTTGAGAAAAGAGCTAATCTCGACACGCATCCGCGTCATTGGCATCGACCCCGGTCAGGTCGAGACT GAGTTCTCCGTTGTCCGCTTTTACGGCGACAAATCCAAGGCCGATGCCGTTTACGC CGGCTGCGAGCCTTTGACCCCCGAGGACAttgccgaggtcgtcgtttTCACGAGCACGCGCAGGGAAAATGTAGTGGTTGCCGACACCCTTATTTTCCCCAGCCATCAG GGTGCTGCCGGTCTCCTCCATCGCAAGTCTTGA
- a CDS encoding Putative IBR domain, TRIAD supradomain-containing protein codes for MGFTTFLGSSTDKIQSNRPKPSSSSTSLDKSADTAPLQAPDASSSSGSNSYHGYIYDESQLPDVPPECPDLRELNNSLEALAAVFPDIQIQVFREMLTNFEEESRLAVVADALLKNRVSWVKGRWRVVDDQRLGTSGASGERLEEHEEFPIPRVEAFRSPEYKHAVQALAWHEFKGLSRSTINAVLAESNYSYLEARKILVSLSSKSWRFTISSLFLRRKPVATGEAENHPLIVWKSTGQGAILPTLKATGNSELDIELYRDLVQPLKERARQTQQDDDRGLAVLLNNEQAEEAGAMHECACCFTESTFEEFTTCNTDGHMLCFHCVRRSITEAVFGQGWHSSIDTDHGTLRCLAVEGNGCPGHISSSHVHRAMLEEKKGAEILRKLDQRLAENSLLASSLPLIRCPFCNYAEVDDIYLPAQETQLRVRLDSLFSLVLLAVCVAMMPFLLPVVLLASFVCILVSTKQTLGDRLIVQWHLALGRHRRRRRGLRFTCQDPDCRKSSCLSCTKPWKDVHVCNESSLVALRTQVEQAMSMAIKRVCPRCHTSFVKNSGCNKLTCPCGYKMCYVCRKDIGGANGEGEGYRHFCDHFRPDGDPRPCTECTRCNLWESEDTDSVLRQAKEEAEAKWRETEKRELNGAEKAFLETGFARNGVSPVENRLKNGQLPTLPELCDFVVETIFV; via the coding sequence ATGGGATTCACAACTTTCCTCGGCTCCTCCACCGACAAAATTCAGTCCAACCGACCCAaaccctcgtcttcgtccacCTCGCTTGACAAATCCGCCGATACCGCACCCTTACAGGCACCCGAcgccagctccagctccggctcGAACTCCTATCATGGCTACATTTACGACGAATCCCAGCTACCTGATGTTCCTCCCGAATGCCCCGATCTCCGCGAGCTCAACAACAGCCTCGAGGCGCTCGCCGCTGTCTTTCCCGATATCCAAATCCAGGTCTTCCGCGAGATGCTGACGAACTTTGAGGAAGAATCACGCTTGGCGGTTGTTGCTGACGCTCTGTTGAAAAATCGTGTTTCTTGGGTCAAAGGTCGTTGGAGGGTGGTAGACGACCAACGCCTCGGAACCTCAGGTGCGAGCGGAGAACGGCTGGAGGAGCACGAGGAGTTTCCGATCCCACGCGTCGAGGCCTTTCGAAGCCCTGAGTACAAGCATGCTGTTCAAGCGCTAGCGTGGCACGAGTTCAAGGGTCTTTCGCGCTCCACCATCAACGCCGTCCTTGCCGAGTCCAACTACTCATATCTCGAAGCACGCAAGATCCTTGTGTCTCTCTCATCAAAGTCTTGGCGCTTCACAATATCATCTCTATTCCTCCGCCGGAAACCCGTGGCTACAGGCGAAGCCGAGAACCACCCATTGATAGTCTGGAAGTCGACCGGTCAAGGTGCCATCCTGCCGACGCTTAAGGCCACAGGGAACTCCGAACTCGACATTGAGTTGTACCGTGATCTGGTTCAACCACTGAAAGAGCGGGCTAGGCAGACACAGCAAGACGATGACCGAGGCCTGGCTGTTCTCCTGAACAACGAGCAGGCCGAAGAGGCTGGTGCAATGCATGAATGTGCATGCTGCTTCACCGAATCCACCTTTGAAGAGTTTACAACCTGCAACACTGATGGACACATGCTGTGTTTCCACTGTGTCCGGCGCTCAATTACGGAGGCCGTTTTTGGCCAGGGCTGGCATAGCAGCATCGACACAGATCATGGCACCCTCAGGTGCCTGGCTGTCGAAGGGAACGGTTGTCCAGGGCACATATCCTCCAGCCACGTACACCGCGCCAtgctggaggagaagaagggcgccGAGATCCTCCGCAAGCTCGACCAGCGTTTGGCTGAAAACAGCCTTCTGGCATCCAGTCTGCCCCTCATCCGGTGCCCGTTCTGCAACTACGCCGAAGTGGACGACATATATCTCCCTGCGCAGGAAACGCAGTTACGCGTCAGACTCGACAGTCTCTTCAGCCTCGTCCTGCTTGCTGTGTGCGTCGCCATGATGCCTTTCCTCCTTCCTGTGGTTCTACTAGCGTCTTTTGTTTGCATCCTCGTTAGCACGAAGCAGACACTCGGTGACCGTTTGATTGTCCAATGGCATCTGGCTCTtggccgtcaccgccgacgccgccgtggtCTCAGGTTCACCTGCCAGGATCCCGATTGCAGAAAGAGCTCGTGCCTTTCTTGCACCAAGCCTTGGAAGGATGTTCACGTGTGCAACGAGTCGTCTTTGGTTGCGCTGAGAACGCAGGTTGAGCAGGCGATGAGTATGGCCATCAAGCGTGTTTGTCCGCGGTGTCATACGTCGTTCGTCAAGAACTCGGGCTGCAACAAGCTTACGTGTCCCTGTGGCTACAAGATGTGTTACGTCTGCCGCAAGGACATTGGCGGTGCCAAtggagagggcgaggggtACAGGCATTTCTGCGACCACTTCAGGCCGGATGGGGACCCGCGGCCGTGCACCGAGTGCACTAGATGCAATCTGTGGGAGAGCGAAGACACGGACTCGGTGCTAAGGCAAGCCAaagaggaggccgaggccaagtGGCGCGAGACGGAGAAGCGAGAGCTCAACGGGGCCGAAAAGGCTTTCTTGGAGACGGGCTTCGCGAGGAACGGGGTCTCGCCGGTCGAGAATCGCCTCAAGAACGGACAGCTGCCGACGCTGCCAGAGCTCTGCGATTTTGTCGTGGAGACAATATTTGTGTGA
- a CDS encoding Putative short-chain dehydrogenase/reductase SDR, maoC-like dehydratase domain-containing protein translates to MAGQLRFDGQVVVVTGAGGGLGKAYATFFGSRGASVVVNDLGGSFKGEGTSTKAADVVVNEIKAAGGKAVANYDSVENGDKIVETAIQNFGRIDVLINNAGILRDISFKNMKDEDWDLIMKVHVKGSYKCARAAWPHFRKQKYGRVINTASAAGLFGSFGQCNYSAAKLAMVGFTETLAKEGAKYNILSNVIAPIAASRMTQTVMPPDVLEILKPEWVVPLVAVLVHKDNTDENGSIFEVGGGHVAKLRWERSNGLLLKADDSYTPSAVIKKWDQAIDFSKPQYPSGPNDFLTLLEESMKMGPNEQGEKVDFTGRVALVTGGGAGIGRAYSLAFAKHGATVVVNDLANPDDVVNEIKKMGGKAVGVKASAEDGDAVVKAAIDAFGRIDIVVNNAGILRDKAFNNMDDSLWDPVFNVHLRGTYKVTKAAWPYFLKQKYGRVINTTSTSGIYGNFGQANYAAAKCGILGFSRALALEGYKYNIYVNTIAPNAGTAMTRTIMPEEMVQAFKPDYIAPVVLALSSDKVPKNPTGGLYEVGSGWVGQTRWQRTGGHGFPVDTPLTPEEVLKHWDAIRNFEDGRADHPEKTQDGLQKVMANMENKSNKQEAHSDGDSQYLGAIKAAMKAEAKGTEFQYEERDVMLYNLGIGAKRDQLKYVFEGADDFQVIPTFGVIPPFNTEMPYNFDDIVPNFSPMMLLHGEQYLEIKKYPIPTAAKLVSTGKLLEVVDKGNAAIVKSGITTIHAETKEPIFYNEMTVFLRGCGGFGGQKKPADRGASTAANKPPARHPDVVVEEKTTEEQAALYRLSGDYNPLHVDPAFAKMGGFKAPILHGLCFFGIAGKAVYERFGPLKNIKVRFAGTVIPGQTLVTEMWKDGGKVIFQSKVKETGKLAIGGAAAELLDNKSKL, encoded by the exons ATGGCTGGTCAGCTACGCTTCGACGGCCAGGTTGTTGTCGTGAcgggtgccggcggcggcttgggcAAGGCCTATGCCACCTTTTTCGGTTCCCGCGGCGCCAGTGTGgtcgtcaacgacctcgGAGGCTCCTTTAAGGGCGAGGGCACCTCGACAAAG GCTGCagatgtcgtcgtcaatgAGATCAAGGctgccggcggcaaggcagTGGCCAACTACGACTCGGTCGAAAACGGTGACAAGATCGTCGAGACGGCAATCCAGAACTTCGGTCGCATCGACGTGCTGATCAACAACGCTGGTATCCTGCGAGACATCAGCTTCAAGAACATGAAGGATGAGGACTGGGACCTGATCATGAAGGTACACGTCAAGGGCTCATACAAGTGCGCTCGTGCAGCGTGGCCCCATTTCAGGAAGCAGAAATACGGCCGTGTCATCAACACTGCGTCAGCCGCCGGCCTTTTCGGTAGCTTCGGCCAATGCAACTACTCTG CTGCCAAACTGGCTATGGTTGGCTTCACTGAAACATTGGCCAAGGAGGGTGCCAAGTACAACATTCTGTCTAATGTCATTGCACCAATCG CCGCCAGCCGAATGACCCAGACTGTGATGCCGCCTGATGTGTTGGAGATCTTGAAGCCCGAATGGGTTGTTCCCCTTGTAGCCGTACTGGTACATAAGGACAACACCGACGAGAACGGCTCCATCTTCGAGGTTGGCGGTGGCCACGTTGCTAAGCTGCGCTGGGAAAGATCCAACGGTCTTCTTCTCAAAGCCGACGACAGCTACACCCCCAGCGCTGTCATCAAGAAGTGGGACCAGGCTATCGATTTCTCCAAGCCCCAGTACCCCTCCGGCCCCAATGACTTCCTGACCCTCTTGGAGGAATCCATGAAGATGGGCCCCAACGAGCAGGGCGAAAAGGTCGACTTCACTGGCCGTGTTGCCCTAGTTActggcggcggtgctgg TATCGGCCGTGCCTACAGCCTGGCATTTGCCAAGCACGGCGCTACAGTCGTTGTCAACGATCTGGCCAACCCCGACGATGTGGTAAACGAGATCAAAAAGATGGGCGGGAAGGCAGTCGGCGTCAAGGCTTCGGCAGAAGACGGTGATGCCGTCGTCAAGGCTGCCATTGATGCATTCGGTCGCATTgacatcgtcgtcaacaacgcAGGTATCCTCCGCGACAAGGCCTTCAACAACATGGACGACAGCCTTTGGGACCCCGTCTTCAACGTCCATCTGCGTGGTACATACAAGGTCACTAAGGCCGCCTGGCCCTACTTCCTCAAGCAGAAGTACGGCCGTGTGATCAACACCACGTCCACTTCTGGCATTTACGGCAACTTTGGCCAGGCCAATTACGCCGCGGCG AAATGCGGTATTCTCGGGTTCTCCCGTGCGCTGGCGCTCGAGGGCTACAAGTACAACATCTATGTCAACACCATTGCACCTAACGCCGGCACTGCAATGACGCGGACCATCATGCCCGAGGAGATGGTTCAGGCTTTCAAGCCCGACTACATTGCGCCTGTTGTCCTCGCCCTGTCCAGCGACAAGGTTCCCAAGAACCCCACTGGCGGTCTGTACGAGGTTGGCAGCGGCTGGGTCGGCCAGACCCGCTGGCAGAGAACTGGCGGTCACGGTTTCCCCGTCGACACCCCCTTGACCCCCGAGGAGGTTCTTAAGCACTGGGATGCCATCAGGAATTTCGAGGACGGTCGCGCCGACCATCCCGAGAAGACCCAAGACGGCCTACAGAAGGTCATGGCGAACATGGAGAACAAGAGCAACAAG CAAGAGGCGCACTCTGATGGCGACAGCCAATACCTCGGCGCTATCAAGGCCGCAATGAAGGCCGAGGCAAAGGGCACCGAGTTTCAATACGAAGAACGTGACGTGATGCTTTACAATCTGGGCATCGGCGCCAAACGCGACCAGCTCAAATATGTTttcgaaggcgccgacgacttcCAGGTTATCCCGACCTTTGGTGTCATCCCCCCCTTCAACACGGAGATGCCGTACAACTTCGACGACATCGTCCCCAACTTCTCTCCCATGATGCTCTTGCACGGCGAGCAGTATCTCGAGATTAAGAAGTATCCGATCCCTACCGCGGCGAAGCTTGTCTCCACCGGCAAACTCCTCGAGGTTGTCGATAAGGGCAATGCTGCCATCGTCAAAAGCGGCATCACGACGATCCACGCTGAAACCAAGGAGCCTATCTTCTACAATGAGATGACGGTGTTCTTGAGAGGATGTGGTGGTTTCGGCGGCCAGAAGAAACCGGCGGACCGCGGCGCCAGCACAGCAGCCAACAAGCCTCCTGCGCGGCACCCTGATGTTgtggtcgaggagaagacgacCGAGGAGCAGGCGGCGTTGTACCGTCTGAGTGGCGACTACAA TCCTCTCCACGTCGATCCTGCCTTCGCCAAAATGGGCGGCTTCAAGGCGCCCATCCTCCACGGCCTTTGCTTTTTCGGTATCGCTGGCAAGGCTGTGTACGAGCGCTTCGGCCCGCTCAAAAACATCAAAGTACGcttcgccggcaccgtcatcCCTGGGCAGACGCTCGTGACGGAGATGTGGAAGGACGGTGGCAAGGTCATCTTTCAgtccaaggtcaaggagacAGGCAAGTTGGCCattggcggcgccgctgccgagctgctcgacaaCAAGAGCAAGCTCTAA
- a CDS encoding Putative P-loop containing nucleoside triphosphate hydrolase gives MTSITPKIIDDKSPLCIPFITGLLEKRSSQDGDRPFIIGLNGVQGVGKTTLVKALAEMLTKLGYSTLVFSIDDLYLKHEDQVALAQSHPDNFLVQQRGEPGTHDMQLARAFFDSITDGKPTRVPSYDKAAFSGQGDRLPESQWTEVNSPGQPKVQVVIFEGWCVGFRALPDPEVEAKWKGHSRTLQQHKLEHLLLVNERLKDYDTMTDLLDVFIHIDAEDTQYVYDWRLQQETALRQERGTGMTDEQVIKFVDGYYPAYELFPDNVRRGVLPNRPGHQMRLVVGKDRRVKEHFVL, from the coding sequence ATGACTTCCATCACGCCAAAGATCATCGACGACAAAAGCCCCCTCTGCATTCCGTTCATCACGGGACTGTTGGAGAAGCGGTCGTCGCAAGATGGAGACCGACCATTCATAATCGGCCTCAACGGCGTCCAGGGCGTCGGCAAAACGACACTCGTCAAAGCACTGGCCGAGATGCTCACCAAGCTCGGTTACAGTACGCTCGTCTTCAGTATCGACGACCTTTATCTTAAGCACGAGGATCaggtcgccctcgcccaATCTCATCCCGATAACTTTCTGGTGCAACAAAGGGGCGAGCCCGGGACCCACGACATGCAGCTCGCCCGGGCTTTTTTTGATAGCATCACCGATGGGAAGCCCACCAGAGTGCCGTCATACGACAAGGCAGCCTTTTCCGGCCAAGGAGACCGTCTCCCCGAGAGCCAATGGACCGAGGTGAACAGCCCAGGCCAGCCAAAGGTCCAGGTCGTCATATTCGAGGGTTGGTGTGTGGGGTTCCGTGCTCTGCCGGATCCCGAAGTGGAGGCCAAGTGGAAAGGCCATAGCAGGACACTCCAGCAGCATAAGCTGGAGCACTTACTGCTAGTGAATGAGAGGCTCAAAGACTATGACACCATGACTGACCTCTTGGACGTTTTCATTCAcatcgatgccgaggacACCCAATACGTTTACGACTGGCGCTTGCAACAAGAGACCGCACTTCGACAAGAGAGGGGCACCGGCATGACGGACGAGCAAGTCATCAAGTTCGTTGACGGTTACTACCCTGCTTACGAGCTTTTTCCAGACAATGTCAGGAGAGGAGTTCTGCCAAACAGGCCCGGTCACCAGATGAGGCTGGTGGTTGGCAAAGACAGAAGAGTGAAAGAACATTTTGTTTTATAA
- a CDS encoding Putative extracellular mutant protein, with protein MPPSSGANRMAQYAKNASLDSGVPNENDDQSKQQRPDTPQFFTHHTRQAITESAKLPAPKPLAPARALASHIRRPNQSGFGLPQPPLPAPMHAPPDLADSSPPRQQRQRTNSRTSDATGFWPESQIDSQFGSPTTHRSERFDVGISNRLRSPPPAMPMTSSMPNMPTFENMQQSLEGDIPYIIGKDGSMRLLGNGQGQDLAVMHNGMLPSQMEEQAQDAYSSEPIYDTPGRRAPKITLHATTVRRSYEPSAFKDDEGVFADSPTRKAPRPRQNLKRIVRNDQAQESQRPALFQEDEEVEGSLASDYPVSEGDHGTPRAKGSNVVPKERTLQESPLPATTRDQRDKTRKRRRNSCDYADDELQGMTYSQLREQPFDDDPAKTLLRPVGPLTGDSLPVKLEHFKGQREADQKEFFKQMTVSDWERSGDWFLDQFGQVARKLKEARKNKRDMVDRFESEIASREEAVRVRTENITKKLNKIKHKGEDMLADKDV; from the coding sequence ATGCCTCCGAGCAGCGGCGCAAATCGAATGGCCCAGTACGCCAAGAATGCGTCTCTGGACTCAGGCGTTCCAAACGAAAACGACGATCAGTCGAAACAGCAACGTCCCGACACGCCTCAGTTCTTTACTCATCACACCCGTCAGGCAATCACCGAGTCCGCCAAGCTGCCTGCTCCGAAGCCACTCGCACCTGCTAGAGCTCTAGCTTCACACATTCGCCGACCAAATCAGTCTGGCTTTGGCCTGCCTCAACCACCACTTCCTGCACCGATGCACGCTCCTCCCGACCTGGCGGATAGCTCCCCGCCGAGACAACAGCGGCAGCGGACCAATTCGCGAACCAGCGATGCGACCGGGTTCTGGCCAGAGTCTCAAATCGACAGCCAGTTCGGTTCACCTACTACCCATCGCTCCGAGCGATTCGATGTTGGCATCAGCAACCGTCTTCGCTCCCCCCCGCCCGCCATGCCTATGACCTCCTCAATGCCCAACATGCCTACATTTGAGAACATGCAACAGTCGCTAGAAGGCGATATACCATACATTATAGGAAAAGACGGCTCGATGCGTTTGCTTGGCAATGGCCAAGGACAAGACCTCGCGGTTATGCATAACGGCATGCTTCCCTCGCAGATGGAGGAACAAGCCCAAGACGCCTACTCGAGTGAGCCTATTTACGATACGCCCGGGCGGCGCGCACCCAAGATTACCCTTCATGCCACAACCGTGAGAAGGTCGTACGAACCCTCCGCATTtaaggacgacgagggagTCTTTGCTGATTCCCCCACCCGCAAGGctccgcgtcctcggcaAAACTTAAAGCGCATTGTCAGAAACGACCAGGCCCAGGAGTCCCAAAGGCCAGCGCTCTTtcaggaggatgaagaggttGAAGGTAGTCTGGCAAGTGACTATCCTGTCAGCGAGGGCGATCACGGTACTCCTCGAGCCAAGGGTAGTAATGTGGTACCAAAAGAGCGAACCCTTCAAGAGAGCCCATTGCCAGCCACGACCCGCGATCAACGGGATAAGACCCGGAAGCGACGCCGTAACAGCTGCGACTATGCTGACGACGAGCTCCAAGGAATGACGTACTCCCAACTGCGCGAGCAGCCCTTCGACGATGATCCGGCCAAAACGTTACTTCGGCCCGTTGGGCCGTTGACTGGTGACAGCCTCCCTGTCAAACTCGAACATTTCAAGGGTCAGCGCGAAGCCGACCAGAAGGAATTTTTTAAGCAGATGACGGTCAGCGATTGGGAGCGCTCGGGCGACTGGTTCCTCGACCAGTTTGGCCAGGTCGCTCGGAAGCTGAAGGAAGCCCGTAAGAACAAACGGGACATGGTCGACCGCTTCGAAAGCGAGATAGCAAGCAGGGAAGAGGCCGTTCGCGTCCGGACAGAGAATATTACCAAGAAGCTCAACAAAATTAAGCACAAGGGCGAAGATATGCTTGCCGACAAGGACGTTTAA